The following proteins are encoded in a genomic region of Aerococcaceae bacterium DSM 111021:
- a CDS encoding ArgE/DapE family deacylase, protein MSVFSNEDKLSILKDLVAFKSVNGNELEVANYLHDVLTEYNIESSVIELESGRANLVAEIGSGSPFIGISGHMDVVSEGDASDWKFDPFVLTEEDGKLYGRGSADMKAGLAALMIAMIEIKEADLLPKGTIRLLVTSGEESTQLGSKHLREAGYMDEVEAMIIAEPTGQVINYANKGSMNFKVTSRGKAAHSSMPKAGKNAIEPLMSFVDHVLGTFESVNNSTEFSSFDFMPVIENFGGSAHDPTGNKDLADFLKRAVLTNTMFTGGSQINSVPDRADAFFNARTVTEFDNEQMRDIFNQVLAQYEGTGVDLSLEMLLDLEPVITNPDNNLVRLAKEIGDSTLQTELLVGPTTGVTDASNLLIDKDESFHFIIFGPGETSLAHQVNEYVYKETYLDFVDIYIELITRYAQEV, encoded by the coding sequence ATGAGTGTTTTTTCAAATGAAGATAAATTATCTATATTAAAAGACTTAGTCGCTTTTAAATCAGTCAATGGTAACGAGTTAGAAGTAGCGAATTATTTGCACGATGTATTAACAGAATACAATATTGAATCGAGTGTGATTGAATTAGAATCGGGCAGAGCGAATTTAGTCGCAGAAATCGGAAGCGGAAGCCCGTTTATTGGTATATCAGGACATATGGATGTCGTGTCTGAAGGGGACGCTTCTGATTGGAAATTTGACCCATTCGTCTTAACAGAAGAAGATGGTAAGTTATACGGACGCGGTTCAGCTGATATGAAAGCGGGCTTAGCAGCTCTTATGATTGCGATGATTGAAATCAAAGAAGCAGATTTGTTACCAAAAGGAACAATCCGTTTATTAGTGACATCAGGTGAAGAGAGTACTCAACTAGGCTCAAAGCATTTGCGTGAAGCAGGGTATATGGATGAAGTAGAAGCGATGATTATCGCGGAACCAACAGGTCAAGTCATTAACTATGCTAACAAAGGTTCAATGAACTTTAAGGTAACGTCTCGGGGTAAAGCTGCTCATAGCTCAATGCCTAAAGCAGGTAAGAATGCGATTGAACCCTTAATGAGCTTTGTAGATCATGTGCTTGGAACATTTGAAAGTGTGAATAATAGTACTGAATTCTCAAGCTTTGACTTTATGCCTGTGATTGAGAATTTTGGTGGTTCGGCTCATGATCCAACTGGGAATAAAGACTTAGCTGATTTTCTTAAGCGAGCTGTCTTAACGAATACAATGTTCACAGGTGGTTCTCAAATTAACTCAGTGCCAGATCGCGCTGATGCTTTCTTTAATGCACGAACAGTGACTGAGTTTGATAACGAACAGATGCGAGATATCTTCAATCAAGTATTAGCCCAGTATGAAGGAACAGGAGTGGATTTGTCGCTTGAAATGCTGTTGGACTTAGAACCAGTCATTACAAATCCTGATAATAACCTAGTGAGATTAGCTAAAGAAATTGGTGATTCAACACTTCAGACGGAGTTACTTGTTGGACCAACAACTGGGGTGACTGATGCGTCAAACTTGTTAATTGATAAAGACGAATCGTTCCATTTTATTATATTTGGACCAGGTGAGACCAGTTTAGCTCATCAAGTGAATGAATATGTTTATAAAGAAACGTATCTAGACTTTGTTGATATTTATATTGAGTTAATAACAAGATATGCACAAGAGGTCTAA
- a CDS encoding TIGR01440 family protein — MNQEKLKQDLKTIVQDVLDVALLQKGDTFVLGCSSSEVVGGMIGKNTSEDVGDLIVSTMKELLDQEQINLAVQGCEHLNRSLVVERAYAKSAGLDEVFVIPALNAGGAATVAAFKYFEEPVVVEHIVAQAGLDIGDTAIGMHVKYVQVPVRPSIKELGSAHVTALRSRPKYIGGPRAQYNN; from the coding sequence ATGAATCAAGAAAAATTAAAACAAGATTTAAAAACGATTGTACAAGATGTACTCGACGTAGCTCTATTACAAAAAGGCGATACATTTGTCTTAGGATGTAGTTCAAGTGAAGTTGTTGGGGGTATGATTGGTAAGAATACAAGCGAAGACGTGGGGGATTTGATCGTTTCAACGATGAAAGAACTTTTAGATCAAGAACAAATTAATCTAGCCGTTCAAGGATGTGAGCATTTAAATCGCTCACTCGTAGTAGAGCGCGCTTATGCTAAAAGTGCTGGTTTAGACGAAGTATTCGTTATCCCAGCATTGAATGCGGGAGGGGCGGCTACAGTCGCAGCATTTAAATACTTTGAAGAACCAGTGGTGGTTGAACATATTGTTGCTCAAGCAGGTCTTGATATTGGTGATACAGCTATTGGTATGCATGTAAAATACGTCCAAGTACCAGTCAGACCAAGTATTAAGGAATTAGGCTCAGCCCATGTAACGGCATTACGCTCAAGACCGAAGTATATTGGGGGACCACGCGCGCAGTATAATAATTAA
- a CDS encoding ECF transporter S component, translating to MLKTNNLIKIALLTALTTAISILFIIPVPAMNGIVTLCEAGIYLSAVLLGPAGGLWVGALSGGLIDMLSGYPQWALFSIIIHGIQGLLVGYMYRRLPKSFDLILSLVIGSLIMITGYFIATIILYTWPAAVASIPGNLIQNIFGMLVTLPVVRGLGKINIIPVKEGN from the coding sequence ATGCTCAAAACAAATAATCTAATCAAAATCGCACTCTTGACTGCGTTGACGACGGCTATCTCGATACTTTTTATTATACCGGTTCCTGCTATGAATGGAATTGTCACCTTATGTGAGGCGGGTATTTATTTGAGTGCAGTATTGCTAGGGCCAGCAGGTGGACTTTGGGTTGGTGCTTTAAGTGGTGGGTTGATTGATATGTTATCAGGCTATCCGCAATGGGCTTTATTCTCAATTATTATTCATGGTATTCAAGGCCTATTAGTTGGATATATGTACCGTCGTTTACCTAAATCATTTGATCTTATATTGAGTTTAGTGATAGGTAGTCTAATAATGATTACAGGTTATTTTATCGCGACGATAATCCTATACACTTGGCCAGCAGCGGTAGCATCAATACCAGGTAATCTTATTCAAAATATATTTGGTATGTTAGTCACTTTGCCTGTCGTGAGAGGACTCGGAAAGATTAACATTATCCCAGTAAAAGAAGGTAATTAG
- a CDS encoding VOC family protein has product MVKCIVPSLWFSDNNCKEAINYYVSVFPNSEILSLEYYPKEALSEHFKGMSGKVINAEFSLNGQKFIALDGGPSFQFNEAISFTKECADQDEINHYWSKLSHIPQAEQCGWVKDTYGISWQIIPDNLKQLQQTDAQIQALMGMKKIIISELEAATH; this is encoded by the coding sequence ATTGTGAAATGCATTGTCCCGTCGTTATGGTTCTCAGATAACAATTGTAAAGAAGCTATAAATTACTATGTGTCTGTCTTTCCTAACTCTGAAATTTTAAGCCTCGAATATTATCCTAAAGAAGCTTTGAGTGAACACTTTAAAGGTATGTCTGGTAAAGTAATTAATGCAGAGTTTTCCTTGAACGGTCAAAAATTTATTGCCCTTGATGGTGGTCCCTCTTTTCAGTTTAATGAAGCCATTTCTTTTACTAAAGAGTGTGCGGACCAAGATGAGATTAACCATTACTGGTCGAAACTATCTCACATTCCCCAAGCTGAACAATGCGGTTGGGTCAAAGATACTTACGGCATATCCTGGCAAATTATTCCCGATAATTTGAAACAATTACAACAAACTGACGCACAGATTCAAGCTCTGATGGGTATGAAGAAAATCATCATTAGCGAGTTAGAGGCTGCTACTCATTAA